The following coding sequences are from one Candidatus Zixiibacteriota bacterium window:
- a CDS encoding mechanosensitive ion channel, which translates to MIDLSSLPVWLAETIVFAAIVLGAYLLSEVVVLIINLVKRYLAARTKTDLDDKILDAVKAPIRYAMIFVGATIALKRLDLLTSESKDWVFKITSGAVFVGFAFVVTMVMLRLVKIFTRWYADKVAAKTESTLDDQLLPLIRRILNVVVVAIGVVTVLDHFAVDVKGLIAILGVGSLAIALAAQDTVANMIAGFILMLDRPFRKGDRVVLASGETVDVYDIGLRSSKFMTFDNTLVIVPNNELVKAKVTNLSYPEETIRVKIDIGVAYGSDIEKVKAILLNV; encoded by the coding sequence ATGATCGATTTATCCTCACTGCCGGTTTGGTTAGCGGAGACGATCGTGTTTGCGGCGATCGTGCTCGGGGCGTATCTGCTGTCCGAGGTTGTCGTTCTGATCATCAACCTCGTCAAGCGCTATTTGGCGGCGCGCACCAAGACCGATCTCGACGACAAGATTCTCGATGCCGTCAAGGCGCCGATTCGTTACGCGATGATCTTTGTCGGCGCGACGATCGCGCTGAAGCGGCTCGATCTGCTCACTTCCGAATCGAAGGACTGGGTCTTCAAGATCACCTCCGGCGCAGTCTTTGTCGGCTTTGCGTTCGTCGTGACGATGGTGATGCTGCGGCTGGTCAAGATTTTCACGCGCTGGTATGCCGACAAGGTCGCGGCCAAGACGGAAAGCACGCTTGATGACCAGTTGCTGCCGCTGATTCGGCGGATTCTCAACGTGGTGGTGGTGGCGATCGGCGTGGTCACGGTGCTGGACCATTTTGCGGTCGACGTCAAGGGCTTGATTGCGATCCTGGGGGTCGGTTCGCTGGCGATTGCGCTGGCAGCGCAGGACACGGTGGCGAACATGATCGCCGGGTTCATTCTGATGCTCGACCGGCCGTTCCGCAAGGGCGATCGGGTGGTATTGGCCAGCGGGGAGACGGTGGATGTCTACGACATCGGCTTGCGCTCGTCGAAGTTCATGACGTTCGACAACACGCTGGTGATCGTCCCGAACAACGAACTCGTAAAGGCCAAGGTCACCAATTTGTCATATCCGGAGGAGACGATCCGTGTCAAGATCGATATCGGCGTGGCGTACGGCAGCGATATCGAGAAGGTGAAAGCGATTTTGCTGAATGT